Below is a genomic region from Methanomicrobia archaeon.
CGAGTTCAGGCGGTAGTTTCACGAATATGCTGTCAGTATCGCCGTAGATGACTTTTAACCCGAAATCCTCTGCCATTTGCACCGTTCGTTTGATAAAATGCCGGCCCCATGCCGTTGTCGCCTCGGCGCACTCCCGTTTGTAAAATTTCGCGCCGCTCCAGCCGGTATAGCCGTAGAAACTGTTCGTGAGGATTTTTATACTCTGCTGCTGTATGTCCAGTACCCGGTACGCATCAGAATTTTTGTCGTGGCTCTTCATCTCAGCCTTTAGCGCTCCTCGTCTCATGATTAAATCGCTCATTATTCGTTTGAAAAAGCCGTCCGGCGTCTTCCTGAATGCGTGACCAACCTCGGGTGCCCTGTAAACGTCGTCTTCGGGTCCTGGCGATTCGACAAACGTATCGGGCGAGACATTGAAGGAGATCATGATCGTAGGGTACATTGAGGAGAAGTCGAGATCGATGACATCTTCGTGCAAGCCCCGCTCGGGAGGCAGCACGAACGCACCCTCGAAGGTCTTTTCGCCTCCGGTCTTCGACGGCACCAGCTCGCCACGTTTAAAAGCCTCTGCAGTTAAAAAAGCTTCTACCTGTCGCCCTCTGCCCATTTTTGCTAACTCGTCCAGTGGATAGCCGATCATTTTCGAAAGCTCTAGTTGCAGTGGCAGCATCTTCTCCGCAATGCCCAGCGTGCTCACCGCATCGTCCTTCGCGTACTCGTAGAGGCTCTCGCGCGCGGACGCATCGAACCAACATTCGTTGATCTCGCGCGGCGATAGATTCATCCGTTCATCCTTCCGCAACACGCCGAGGAATTCCGCTACATTCTCCAGCGTCTTCACCTTCACGCTGCCAAGGTCGCGCTTCGCAAGCTTGAACAGGTCCACGTTCAGCCTACCTACGATATTTACACCGGGCAGCATTCTTCCTTGCTCATATCGTACCGAACTACCGTCAGCACCCAGATTCAATCGAATGCCGAGCAGTTTCGCCCGTTCCCGTATGTACGGCCAATCGAATCCGTCCGAATTGTAGCCGACAATGATCTCGGGCTGGAACGCTTGGACGAACTCCAAAAACTCGCGGAGTACCGTTCCATCATCACCCGCCGCATAGTCTTCGTCAGATAGCACGAATAACTTCGATTTGATTTCGCCGTCCTCGTGAAATGCCGCGGAAATGATGACGATGGGGTCTCTTCTCGGCGAGGGCATGCCGTGCCCCTGTGTGGCCATTTCGCAATCAAACGCGAGTGTCTTGAGCGCTGGTGGCAACTCGCCCCCCGGCATCTGTTTGTACGATATGCTCGAAGCCAGAATGGCCGTTCTATCCGCGGTATGTGCATAGTTCAAGTCCATCTCCGCGCCTTCCACACGTAGACCATCAAAAGGCTTTAGCCCCTTATCGATCATATATCGAATTGCAAACAGGATATCTGCCTCCAAGACGATGAGCCCCTGTTTCCGTACCACCTCGCGCAGTAGCGGCACATGGCTCGGATGCGCGGCGAAAATTTTCAACCCCTTGCGAGTACTCCCGAGTAATTTCCTCGTGCAGAATTCCACACGTTTAACGCCTATCTCTTCGTTCTCACGGTATACACAAATCTCTTCTACCAGTCGCTTCTTATCGGCTAACTCAGACGGCTCGTCGTGATGGCCATAGAAAGAAGAATAAGAATAGGGTAACGCGTAAAAATACGGCTCAAACGTTCTATCCAACACCACGAAGTCCGCACCATCCGTGCTCTTGCACCAGAGCCGTATCACAGCCCTATCGTGCCCATCTTCGCCTTTTTCCGTTATATAATCGACATCCAGCAGAAACCCTTCTCTCTCCATTTTACTCAGGTTACAGCGACGGACGCAGTCCTGCTCTCTCTGTTTGTTAGATCGTTAGAACGACAATTGATGCTGTTTCTCCTATTATTAAGGTACGCGTTGCTATACATTAAATCTTTACGCGTTTTGGTCAGCTGTGAGTGATCCACCACACAGAGAACACCGATTTTTCAAAGATTTTTTACCTCTATGCCGTTCATTATTAGTGTAGCGCGTAGAACTATGAGGATTCATCAAAGATGGGTAAGAATACGATATACATAGTCGATGTTACGAACAGGGATGGTGTGCAGACCTCGAGATTGGGCTTGGCGAAGTTAGAGAAGACCATGCTGAACCTGTATCTAGATGAGATGGGGATTTTCCAGAGCGAGTTTGGGTTTCCCGCCACGCGACATGAGACGAATTATTTGAATGCAAATCTCGATCTGGTGGAGATAGGCGCTCTGAAGCGCATTTGGCTTAGCGGGTGGTTACGGGCAGTAAAGGAGGATGTCGAGGAAGCATTCCGGCTCGTGCCCAAGCTGAAGCACCTGAATTTGAGTATTTCTACATCGAAACAGATGATCAAAGGCAAATTCAAGGGCAAGTACCGCTGGACGGAGATATTAGCGATGACGGGCGAGGCAGTCGACACGGCGAAGCAGCACGGCGCGGAGACGATCGGCGTCAACGCTGAGGACGCCTCGCGGACAGAACTCAACGGGTTGATTGAGTTTGCGGAAGTCGCGAAGCAGCACGGCGCGGACAGGATACGATACTGCGACACGATCGGCTATGACGATCCGTTAACCATATATGATCGAACAAAAGCGCTTGCAGAGGCAATAAAGATCCCGATCGAATTGCACTGTCATAACGACCTGGGCATGGCGGTCGCATGCTCAGTTGCGGGGGCAAAAGGCGCAATAGATGCAGGAGTCGATGCGTACATCACCACGACTGTGAATGGAATGGGTGAGCGCGCCGGTAATGCGGATCTGGTCTCCACGATCCTCGCGGTGCGGAAGTCCAGCGGGTTCGAGAAGAACTACCACCTGGATGAGCATATCGACTTGTGCCGCGCGTGGAAGTTGTGTAACTACGCTTCTCTGGCATTTCACGTTCCAATTCCGGTGAATCAGCCTGCGGTCGGCGAAAACGCATTCGCACACGAATCAGGTATACACGCGGACGGCGCACTGAAAGACAGCAGGAACTACGAGTTGTACGACTATACGGAGGTCGGCAGAGGGCATATCGAGATGCTTGAAACCGGCAGGCTGATAACGACGGGCGAATACTCGGGAATAAAGGGCTTCATGAACGTAGCGGGGAAATACGAGCTGAAATTCAAGGATGACGACGAGGCACGTGAGATATTAGAGCTTGTCCGATATGCGAACGTGCACACGCAGAAGCCCGTAACGGAAGACGAGATTAAGTTCATCGCGCGCTATCCGCGCCATGCGAAGATGATTATGTCGGTGCAGCCGTAACGTAAGTGAGTACGTGAAGACTTTGCGCTAAAGGGATCGCGAGACAATTCTGTGGAGTACAGATATTATTTCGCAAGTATATGCCTTCGACTGGCATGGTAAAACTGACGAATGAAGACATCAAATGGCTCATAATCCGTGTAGGTTCAGGCTTTTTCACCGTGAAGAAAGCTGCGCAGGTCTATGAGGTAACAGAGCGCCGTGTGCAGCAGTTGATCAAGCAAGCTGCATCGCGAGAC
It encodes:
- a CDS encoding homocitrate synthase, with product MGKNTIYIVDVTNRDGVQTSRLGLAKLEKTMLNLYLDEMGIFQSEFGFPATRHETNYLNANLDLVEIGALKRIWLSGWLRAVKEDVEEAFRLVPKLKHLNLSISTSKQMIKGKFKGKYRWTEILAMTGEAVDTAKQHGAETIGVNAEDASRTELNGLIEFAEVAKQHGADRIRYCDTIGYDDPLTIYDRTKALAEAIKIPIELHCHNDLGMAVACSVAGAKGAIDAGVDAYITTTVNGMGERAGNADLVSTILAVRKSSGFEKNYHLDEHIDLCRAWKLCNYASLAFHVPIPVNQPAVGENAFAHESGIHADGALKDSRNYELYDYTEVGRGHIEMLETGRLITTGEYSGIKGFMNVAGKYELKFKDDDEAREILELVRYANVHTQKPVTEDEIKFIARYPRHAKMIMSVQP
- a CDS encoding ribonuclease H-like domain-containing protein translates to MEREGFLLDVDYITEKGEDGHDRAVIRLWCKSTDGADFVVLDRTFEPYFYALPYSYSSFYGHHDEPSELADKKRLVEEICVYRENEEIGVKRVEFCTRKLLGSTRKGLKIFAAHPSHVPLLREVVRKQGLIVLEADILFAIRYMIDKGLKPFDGLRVEGAEMDLNYAHTADRTAILASSISYKQMPGGELPPALKTLAFDCEMATQGHGMPSPRRDPIVIISAAFHEDGEIKSKLFVLSDEDYAAGDDGTVLREFLEFVQAFQPEIIVGYNSDGFDWPYIRERAKLLGIRLNLGADGSSVRYEQGRMLPGVNIVGRLNVDLFKLAKRDLGSVKVKTLENVAEFLGVLRKDERMNLSPREINECWFDASARESLYEYAKDDAVSTLGIAEKMLPLQLELSKMIGYPLDELAKMGRGRQVEAFLTAEAFKRGELVPSKTGGEKTFEGAFVLPPERGLHEDVIDLDFSSMYPTIMISFNVSPDTFVESPGPEDDVYRAPEVGHAFRKTPDGFFKRIMSDLIMRRGALKAEMKSHDKNSDAYRVLDIQQQSIKILTNSFYGYTGWSGAKFYKRECAEATTAWGRHFIKRTVQMAEDFGLKVIYGDTDSIFVKLPPELEVDGDRKTELLKKAREASKRISEELPLNLALEDFFKSIFFTGKKKRYAALTDSEEIVVRGLEVRRGDWCELAKEVQTKVIELILKEKDPEKAMRYVKSVLKDLKEGLIPVDKLTIHKTLTRKISSYETKQAHVIAAERALAAHISYEVGSKIPYVIIKGGGKTSDRAFPVDLIERSEENELYAEGRNYAIDIAYYIQHQIIPVAHRVLQLFGYDLSSFVEGGQKTLGQWF